A window of the Catharus ustulatus isolate bCatUst1 chromosome 23, bCatUst1.pri.v2, whole genome shotgun sequence genome harbors these coding sequences:
- the SNF8 gene encoding vacuolar-sorting protein SNF8 — translation MHRRGVGAGAIARKKLTEAKYKERGTVLAEDQLAQMSKQLETFRTHLEAFASKHKQEIRKSPEFRLQFQDMCATIGVDPLASGKGFWAEMLGVGDFYYELGVQIIEVCLALKHRNGGLITLEELQQQVLKGRGKFAQDVSQDDLLRAIKKLKVLGNGFGIIPVGGTFLVQSVPAELNMDHTVVLQLAEKKGFVTVGEIRTSLKWETERAKQVLDHLLREGMAWLDAQAPAEPQFWFPALFPELHGQDGAPEAAPGNAEP, via the exons ATGCACCGGAGGGGGGTGGGGGCGGGGGCGATCGCCAGGAAAAAACTGACCGAG GCCAAGTACAAGGAGCGAGGGACGGTCCTGGCTGAGGATCAGCTGGCCCAG atgtccaAGCAGCTGGAGACGTTCCGGACACACCTGGAGGCGTTTGCCAGCAAGCACAAGCAGGAGATCCGCAAGAGCCCGGAGTTCCGCCTGCAGTTCCAGGACATGTGCGCCACCATCGGCGTGGACCCGCTGGCCT CTGGCAAAGGTTTCTGGGCGGAGATGTTGGGCGTTGGAGATTTCTACTACGAGCTGGGGGTGCAGATCATCGAGGTGTGCCTGGCGCTGAAACACCGCAACGGAG GGCTGATCacgctggaggagctgcagcagcaggtgctgaagggaagggggaaattCGCCCAGGACGTGAGCCA ggatgatTTGCTGAGGGCCATCAAGAAGCTGAAGGTTCTGgggaatggatttgggatcatcccAGTGGGAGGAACGTTCCTGGTGCAGTCGGTGCCGGCCGAGCTGAACATGGATCACAcggtggtgctgcagctggcagag AAAAAAGGGTTTGTGACGGTCGGCGAGATCCGGACCAGCCTCAAGTGGGAGACGGAGCGGGCGAAGCAAGTGCTG GACCACCTGCTGAGGGAGGGCATGGCCTGGCTGGACGCGCAGGCTCCGGCCGAGCCGCAGTTCTGGTTCCCCGCGCTCTTCCCGGAGCTCCACGGCCAGGATGGAGCCCCCGAGGCGGCGCCGGGGaatgctgagccctga